Proteins encoded within one genomic window of Ailuropoda melanoleuca isolate Jingjing chromosome 16, ASM200744v2, whole genome shotgun sequence:
- the WASHC1 gene encoding WASH complex subunit 1, translating to MTPTRSQLSLAGQTYAVPLIQPDLRREEAIQQAADALQYLQKVSGDIFSRISQRVELSRRQLQAIGERVSLAQAKIEKIKGSKKAIKVFSSAKYPAPERLQEYGSIFTGAQDPGLQRRPRHRIQSKHRPLDEWALQEKLKYFPVCVNTKPEPEDEAEEGLGGLPSNISSVSSLLLFNTTENLYKKYVFLDPLAGAVTKTHVMLGAETEEKLFDAPLSISKREQLEQQVPENYFYVPDLGQVPEIDVPSYLPDLPGIADDLMYSADLGPGIAPSAPGTIPELPTFHTEVAEIFKPDPDDRVLTAPPPPPPPPPPPPAPPVLVSAPPPPPQPMASPGQGAREDSSGSVSPLATVQGAPKEVVDPSSGRATLLESIRQAGGIGKAKLRSVKERKLEKKKQKEQEQVRATSQGGDLMSDLFNKLVMRRKGISGKGPATGASEGPGGAFARMSDSIPPLPPPQQPPGEEDEDDWES from the exons ATGACTCCCACGAGGAGCCAGCTCTCGTTGGCGGGGCAGACCTATGCGGTGCCCCTCATCCAGCCAGACCTGCGGCGGGAGGAGGCCATCCAGCAGGCGGCGGATGCCCTGCAGTACCTACAGAAGGTCTCTGGAGACATCTTTAGCAG GATCTCTCAGCGAGTAGAGCTCAGCCGGAGGCAGCTGCAGGCCATTGGAGAGAGGGTCTCCTTGGCCCAGGCCAAGATTGAGAAGATCAAGGGCAGCAAGAAGGCCATCAAG GTGTTCTCCAGTGCCAAGTACCCAGCTCCAGAGCGCCTGCAGGAGTACGGTTCCATCTTCACGGGAGCCCAGGACCCCGGCCTGCAGAGACGCCCCCGCCATAGGATCCAGAGCAAGCACCGCCCCCTGGATGAGTGGGCCCTGCAG GAGAAGCTGAAATACTTCCCTGTGTGTGTGAACACCAAGCCAGAGCCTGAGGATGAGGCCGAGGAGGGGCTCGGGGGCCTTCCCAGCAATATCAGCTCCGTCAGCTCCTTGCTGCTGTTCAACACCACTGAGAACCT GTACAAGAAGTATGTCTTCCTGGACCCCCTGGCTGGTGCTGTTACAAAGACCCACGTGATGCTGGGGGCAGAGACCGAGGAGAAGCTGTTCGATGCCCCTTTGTCCATCAGCAAGAGGGAGCAGCTGGAGCAGCAG GTTCCAGAGAACTACTTCTATGTGCCTGACCTGGGCCAAGTGCCTGAGATTGACGTGCCATCCTACCTGCCCGACCTGCCAGGCATCGCCGATGACCTCATGTACAGTGCTGACCTGGGCCCTGGCAttgccccctctgcccctggcacCATTCCAGAGCTGCCCACCTTCCACACAGAGGTGGCTGAGATTTTCAAGCCGG ACCCAGATGATAGGGTGCTAACAGCACCCCCACCACCGCCGCCGCCACCCCCGCCTCCCCCAGCTCCGCCTGTGCTGGTcagtgctcccccacccccaccccagcccatggCCTCCCCAGGCCAAGGTGCCAGGGAGGACAGCAGTGGCAGCGTGTCTCCTTTAG ctaCAGTCCAGGGAGCTCCCAAGGAAGTGGTGGACCCCTCCAGTGGCCGGGCCACTCTGCTGGAGTCCATCCGCCAGGCTGGGGGCATCGGCAAGGCCAAGCTCCGCAGCGTCAAGGAGCGCAAGctggagaagaagaaacagaaggagcAGGAGCAAG TGAGAGCCACAAGCCAAGGTGGAGACCTGATGTCGGATCTCTTTAACAAGCTGGTCATGAGGCGTAAAG GTATCTCCGGGAAAGGACCTGCAACGGGGGCCAGTGAGGGACCAGGAGGAGCCTTTGCCCGAATGTCAGACTCCATCccgcctctgcctcccccacagcAGCCACCTGGAGAGGAGGATGAGGACGACTGGGAATCCTAG